The following are encoded together in the Candidatus Methylomirabilis oxygeniifera genome:
- a CDS encoding conserved protein of unknown function (Evidence 4 : Homologs of previously reported genes of unknown function), translating to MHVTLEQAEKAIAAAIDKAKELGTCMDIAVVDSGANLKAFVRMDDAWVGSIDIAFKKAKTACFFAMPTGQIGKLSQPGGPLYGIEHSNDGLITFPGGLPIVNTDGVLIGAIGVSGSTVEHDHLVAQAGVKVIGLADLPVHPWRT from the coding sequence ATGCATGTCACACTTGAACAGGCAGAGAAGGCAATTGCGGCAGCCATCGACAAGGCCAAAGAGCTTGGGACGTGTATGGATATTGCCGTCGTGGACTCAGGCGCCAACTTGAAGGCGTTCGTCCGGATGGACGATGCGTGGGTCGGGAGCATCGACATCGCCTTCAAAAAGGCGAAAACCGCGTGCTTCTTTGCGATGCCGACAGGACAGATCGGCAAGCTGTCCCAGCCCGGCGGCCCGCTCTACGGGATTGAGCACAGTAACGATGGGCTCATCACCTTTCCCGGCGGGCTGCCGATTGTCAACACGGATGGAGTCCTGATCGGGGCGATCGGGGTCAGCGGCAGCACGGTGGAGCACGATCATCTCGTGGCCCAGGCCGGCGTCAAGGTAATTGGTCTTGCCGATCTCCCGGTACACCCATGGCGGACATAG
- a CDS encoding protein of unknown function (Evidence 5 : No homology to any previously reported sequences), with amino-acid sequence MVKVAIRSDGARHVFSIPDLEVRRYLEPGQEITIEFLAERSGVFAFGCTRFPWISPLDHKGKLAIR; translated from the coding sequence TTGGTCAAGGTCGCGATTCGCAGCGATGGCGCCAGGCATGTGTTTTCAATCCCCGACCTGGAGGTCAGGCGCTATCTCGAGCCGGGGCAGGAAATTACCATTGAGTTTCTGGCAGAGCGTTCCGGAGTCTTCGCGTTCGGCTGCACCAGGTTCCCGTGGATCAGTCCGCTCGACCATAAAGGGAAACTCGCAATCAGGTGA
- a CDS encoding protein of unknown function (Evidence 5 : No homology to any previously reported sequences), whose translation MTTTGIASGQIRNRRMSVLIENLPMLRIVLSHNTIGLQRFSSAATNETSQNCRKLL comes from the coding sequence ATGACCACGACCGGGATCGCCAGTGGCCAGATTCGGAATCGGCGTATGAGCGTGCTGATTGAAAACCTTCCTATGCTTCGCATCGTGCTATCGCACAATACCATAGGGTTGCAAAGGTTTTCAAGTGCGGCGACGAACGAGACTTCACAAAACTGCAGAAAGCTCCTATGA
- a CDS encoding putative response regulator in two-component regulatory system, sigma 54-dependent (Evidence 3 : Function proposed based on presence of conserved amino acid motif, structural feature or limited homology; PubMedId : 12618438; Product type pr : putative regulator), whose amino-acid sequence MTQTRILIADDEPASRAGLQELLASWGYEVTAAADGQEALEKASELQPSLIIADLIMPKMDGIALLRALKSDAILPSLIILTGQGTIETAVRAMQEGAYDYLTKPVDIGRLRVLVEKALERGAVLKEVKLLRHQVRHLGRFGQLVGETSAMKEVYRLLELAAPSAAPVFIWGESGTGKELAARTIHDLSPRKQSPFVPINCAAIPETLLESEIFGHEKGAFTGATERRMGYFELADSGTIFLDEIAEMKVSTQAKFLRILQEGTFRRLSGSKEIRVDVRVVAATNKNPAQAVQDGLIREDLYYRLNVFNIQLPPLRERREDLPLLIRSFLEEFKRKYDTAVRSVGAGSLTLLTEYDWPGNVRELRNVLERAVLVAQSNTITPDDLPPNFPSHRRRSIREPDLSVGITIDAAEQALILATLERTHQNKTKAAEILGISLKTLHNKLTRYREEASSPADPRE is encoded by the coding sequence ATGACACAAACAAGAATATTAATTGCAGACGACGAACCTGCGTCCAGAGCCGGCCTCCAAGAGCTCCTCGCAAGCTGGGGATACGAGGTCACCGCTGCTGCTGACGGTCAGGAGGCCCTGGAGAAGGCCTCTGAACTCCAACCGTCTCTCATTATCGCCGATCTCATCATGCCGAAAATGGACGGCATCGCTCTCCTTCGCGCCCTCAAGAGCGATGCGATCCTTCCATCGCTGATCATTCTGACCGGCCAGGGGACCATCGAGACTGCGGTCCGGGCTATGCAAGAGGGAGCCTACGACTACCTGACCAAACCGGTCGATATCGGGCGGCTCCGCGTCCTTGTGGAGAAGGCCCTCGAACGTGGAGCGGTATTGAAGGAGGTCAAGCTACTGCGTCACCAGGTTCGTCATCTCGGCCGGTTTGGACAGTTGGTCGGCGAGACGTCCGCCATGAAGGAGGTCTACCGACTGCTTGAATTGGCGGCGCCCAGCGCTGCGCCCGTCTTCATCTGGGGAGAGAGCGGAACAGGAAAGGAGCTGGCGGCCAGAACGATTCACGATCTCTCTCCACGGAAACAGAGCCCTTTCGTCCCGATCAACTGTGCCGCTATCCCGGAGACGCTGTTGGAAAGTGAGATTTTTGGCCACGAGAAGGGAGCCTTTACCGGCGCTACCGAGCGAAGAATGGGATATTTTGAGCTGGCCGACAGCGGAACTATTTTTCTTGATGAAATTGCGGAGATGAAGGTCTCCACCCAGGCGAAGTTTCTCAGGATCCTCCAGGAGGGAACCTTCCGCCGCCTGAGCGGAAGCAAAGAGATCCGCGTTGATGTCCGGGTGGTCGCCGCGACAAATAAAAACCCGGCGCAAGCAGTTCAGGATGGTCTCATCCGTGAGGATCTCTATTATCGGCTGAACGTGTTCAACATTCAACTACCTCCTCTTCGGGAACGGCGCGAGGATCTTCCTCTCCTCATTCGATCGTTCCTTGAGGAGTTCAAGAGGAAATACGATACGGCAGTACGCAGCGTAGGCGCAGGGTCGCTCACCCTGCTGACCGAATACGATTGGCCCGGAAATGTTCGGGAGCTTCGAAATGTGCTGGAGCGGGCCGTCCTCGTGGCCCAGAGCAACACAATCACCCCAGATGATCTGCCGCCGAACTTTCCGAGTCACCGTCGTCGGTCAATCCGGGAGCCTGATCTTTCCGTCGGAATCACAATCGATGCGGCAGAACAAGCCCTGATTCTCGCAACACTGGAACGAACACACCAGAACAAGACTAAGGCTGCGGAGATTCTTGGGATCAGTCTAAAGACGCTGCATAATAAGTTGACCCGCTATCGCGAAGAGGCCTCCTCGCCGGCGGATCCGCGGGAATAG
- a CDS encoding putative Multi-sensor signal transduction histidine kinase precursor (Evidence 3 : Function proposed based on presence of conserved amino acid motif, structural feature or limited homology), with the protein MSFGLRGKAVLGISLLVFLIVSLTVVVHLSTTTRLVVQHAAEKGAIQAQHIFSGSTRVMARAQRSRLGDALRNDRELRALLDASIGYSPHLVYAMITDRSDTVLMHSQRSREGNKVPPRPKIEQLMAINPLRQLAVLAGQHQVLETVLPLSLNDRPFGAIRLGLAGGLLWRELLPAVRQSVLLALLAFPLAWIVALVLSNLVVASLRQIAQGVDRMARGEFDTVFTSDRDDEVGQIAAKLNLLGRQVQEDRSSLISEKVRLEGIVHRLEDAIILLNSEQAIIFANPAAEILLVRPLVHAVGQSLAHILGETHPLVAATVESFQRQAPVRNLTLQMREHRDVPLDVLASIYPVLDKDGIVGGMILLKNTEPLRQIQSLVDYSRKLADLGRLTSGVAHEIKNPLNAMIIHLELLKQKLNDPSETVAKSLEFLGGEVHRLDRMVQGFLRFVRPQTLALRPMSLNTLLQEVVRLAEAQGAHAGVTFVLRLDGTIPPINGDHELLRQAFLNLVLNACQAMPDGGAVTLATDRSAEGAIRAHVIDHGIGIPAEDLDKIFRLYYTTKPDGNGIGLSLVYRIVQMHGGSVEVDSKVGQGTTMAVTFPVA; encoded by the coding sequence ATGTCGTTCGGCCTCCGAGGCAAAGCGGTCCTCGGCATCAGTCTTCTGGTCTTCCTGATCGTCTCACTTACGGTGGTCGTTCACCTCTCCACCACCACCCGCTTGGTTGTTCAGCATGCGGCGGAAAAGGGCGCCATACAGGCACAGCACATCTTCTCCGGAAGCACCCGGGTCATGGCTCGCGCGCAGAGGAGCCGTTTAGGGGATGCGTTGCGCAACGATCGAGAACTCCGCGCGCTTCTCGACGCCAGCATCGGCTATTCCCCGCACTTGGTCTATGCCATGATTACCGACCGCTCGGATACGGTCCTCATGCACAGTCAGCGTTCCCGTGAAGGAAACAAGGTCCCACCCAGACCGAAGATTGAACAGTTGATGGCGATCAACCCTCTTCGTCAGCTCGCGGTACTGGCCGGCCAGCACCAGGTACTTGAGACCGTCCTGCCGCTCAGCCTCAACGATCGGCCTTTCGGGGCAATTCGGCTTGGATTGGCCGGCGGTCTCCTCTGGCGCGAACTCTTGCCCGCGGTTCGGCAAAGTGTGCTGCTGGCACTACTCGCTTTCCCGCTCGCCTGGATCGTCGCCCTTGTCCTGTCGAACCTGGTGGTCGCGTCGTTGCGTCAGATTGCCCAAGGCGTTGATCGGATGGCACGCGGCGAGTTTGACACAGTCTTTACGTCCGACCGCGACGACGAGGTAGGACAGATTGCGGCAAAGCTCAATCTCCTGGGGCGGCAGGTCCAGGAAGACCGATCCTCCCTGATCAGCGAAAAGGTCAGATTGGAAGGGATCGTTCACCGTCTGGAAGACGCCATCATCCTGCTGAATAGCGAACAGGCTATCATCTTCGCCAACCCCGCCGCCGAGATCCTGCTGGTCCGTCCACTCGTGCATGCTGTCGGTCAATCGCTGGCACATATCCTGGGGGAGACTCACCCATTAGTCGCGGCAACGGTCGAGAGTTTCCAGCGGCAAGCGCCCGTGCGAAACCTGACGCTTCAAATGAGGGAACACCGCGACGTCCCTTTAGATGTCCTAGCCTCCATCTACCCGGTGCTCGATAAGGATGGTATCGTCGGGGGAATGATCCTTCTCAAAAATACCGAACCACTCCGCCAGATCCAGTCACTCGTAGACTATTCCAGAAAGCTGGCCGACCTTGGGAGGCTCACCTCTGGGGTGGCCCATGAAATCAAGAATCCGTTGAACGCCATGATCATTCACTTAGAGCTGTTGAAACAGAAATTGAACGATCCTTCGGAGACGGTGGCGAAGAGTCTGGAATTTCTCGGGGGAGAGGTTCATCGCCTTGATCGTATGGTGCAAGGCTTTCTCCGATTTGTCCGTCCTCAAACGCTTGCGCTTCGACCCATGAGCCTCAATACCCTCCTCCAGGAAGTCGTCCGGTTGGCTGAGGCGCAAGGAGCGCATGCCGGGGTGACGTTTGTACTTCGCCTCGACGGCACGATCCCTCCGATCAATGGCGATCATGAGCTGCTTCGACAGGCCTTCCTCAACCTGGTCCTGAATGCGTGCCAGGCAATGCCGGATGGAGGAGCGGTCACCCTTGCCACGGATCGGAGCGCTGAGGGTGCCATCCGCGCCCACGTCATCGATCACGGCATAGGGATTCCCGCGGAAGACCTCGACAAGATATTCCGTCTTTACTACACTACCAAGCCGGACGGGAACGGGATCGGGCTGTCGTTGGTGTACCGAATCGTTCAGATGCACGGCGGCAGCGTCGAGGTCGACTCGAAGGTAGGACAGGGAACAACAATGGCGGTCACTTTTCCTGTAGCCTGA
- a CDS encoding exported protein of unknown function (Evidence 5 : No homology to any previously reported sequences), translating to MKEILAATFRIIVTFLCLMLTAGCTQLKAVFTPTRSPSGAGRPARQTLPPGSAHPARQEPSPRLAPQVSSDREKQLTEEINTTIQEVERALLSVDQRKLKADQTETYQTVQSFLAQARKALTDKDLQRAMNLAQKAHILSDELANMVH from the coding sequence GTGAAAGAGATCTTAGCGGCAACGTTCCGAATAATCGTCACGTTTCTATGCCTCATGCTGACGGCGGGTTGCACTCAGCTTAAGGCGGTATTCACACCAACCCGTTCGCCCTCAGGCGCCGGGCGCCCGGCGCGTCAGACACTACCACCAGGGTCTGCGCATCCGGCGCGTCAGGAGCCATCGCCGCGGCTGGCTCCCCAGGTAAGCTCTGATCGGGAAAAGCAACTGACGGAGGAGATCAATACAACGATCCAGGAGGTCGAACGGGCCCTTCTGTCGGTCGATCAGCGGAAACTGAAGGCCGACCAGACGGAGACGTACCAGACTGTTCAGAGCTTTCTTGCCCAGGCCAGGAAGGCACTCACCGACAAGGACCTCCAGAGGGCAATGAACTTAGCTCAGAAGGCACACATCCTTTCCGACGAACTCGCCAATATGGTCCATTAA
- a CDS encoding protein of unknown function (Evidence 5 : No homology to any previously reported sequences), producing the protein MSARQLHCTGQKVLVVDDDSSFRELLTELLETAGYHVWTAQDGLAGLHALHNGPFDLILVDYRMPGMTGLDMAAHIRRSDTVTPIILITGDYYMLDPEIVTRAGVTKVLPKPLKINEFLNVCSIGKQQYKYEPCLDNPSRGGSWDA; encoded by the coding sequence GTGAGCGCACGACAATTGCATTGTACAGGACAGAAGGTGCTCGTCGTAGATGACGATTCATCCTTCAGGGAACTCCTGACCGAGCTTCTAGAAACGGCAGGCTACCACGTGTGGACTGCTCAAGACGGCCTGGCCGGCCTTCATGCCCTACACAACGGTCCATTCGATCTCATCCTGGTGGACTACCGAATGCCTGGAATGACCGGCCTCGACATGGCCGCACACATACGGAGGTCCGATACCGTGACTCCGATCATCCTTATCACGGGCGACTATTACATGCTTGACCCTGAGATCGTGACGCGGGCCGGGGTGACAAAGGTACTGCCGAAACCTCTTAAGATTAATGAGTTCTTAAACGTCTGTTCAATCGGAAAGCAACAATACAAATATGAACCATGCCTCGACAATCCGAGCAGAGGAGGGAGCTGGGATGCGTAG
- a CDS encoding conserved exported protein of unknown function (Evidence 4 : Homologs of previously reported genes of unknown function) has product MRRTLSKGIALGALVLALTTGCAGMSTRQQRALSGGAIGAAGGAAIGAMAGSPTTGAIVGGAVGTATGALWDDIKKSLK; this is encoded by the coding sequence ATGCGTAGGACATTGTCCAAAGGGATTGCATTAGGGGCGCTGGTACTCGCGCTCACCACAGGGTGCGCCGGGATGTCGACACGCCAGCAACGTGCCTTGAGCGGCGGTGCCATCGGCGCGGCCGGCGGCGCAGCGATTGGGGCAATGGCCGGCAGCCCGACAACGGGCGCCATCGTGGGTGGCGCGGTAGGAACGGCGACAGGCGCCCTGTGGGACGATATCAAGAAATCGCTGAAGTAA
- a CDS encoding protein of unknown function (Evidence 5 : No homology to any previously reported sequences) gives MVRTKWTNWMIFRAKRADKLSEDHRLFRFDLSDISCVVLQKVRLALKTGSHIQPSGGLPWVGGGPLPGYQV, from the coding sequence TTGGTCCGGACCAAATGGACCAACTGGATGATTTTCCGTGCAAAGCGTGCCGATAAGCTGAGTGAAGATCATAGGCTTTTCCGATTTGACTTATCGGATATAAGCTGCGTAGTCTTACAAAAGGTTCGTCTCGCATTGAAGACGGGATCGCATATTCAGCCATCAGGAGGGTTGCCATGGGTCGGCGGTGGACCCTTGCCGGGTTATCAGGTGTGA
- a CDS encoding ABC phosphonate-binding periplasmic protein precursor, which translates to MGRRWTLAGLSGVIALVACLGLLGPAWSETPKVLRVSAIPDENPTELMRIYTPFAEYLSKELGIPVKYIPVVDYAATVEALAAKKLDMVWYGGFTFVQARKRTGNAIPVVSREEDLRFHSKFITRPDTGIKTLADLKGKSFSFGSVSSTSGHLMPRYFLLQNGIDPEKDFATFSFSGAHDATALWVESGKVDAGALNEAVWDKLVQAKKVDLNKVQVFWTTPPYIDYVWTVRGDLDSSLVEKIAAAFTRLNYSIPADKALMDLQRTKRYVRVKAEQFKPAEEAAIAAGLLQ; encoded by the coding sequence ATGGGTCGGCGGTGGACCCTTGCCGGGTTATCAGGTGTGATAGCGCTTGTAGCGTGCCTCGGACTGCTTGGCCCTGCCTGGTCCGAGACGCCAAAGGTGTTGCGGGTGTCGGCCATCCCGGACGAGAATCCTACCGAGTTGATGCGGATCTACACCCCTTTCGCCGAGTATCTGAGCAAAGAGCTGGGCATCCCGGTCAAATATATCCCCGTGGTGGACTACGCCGCAACCGTCGAGGCCCTGGCGGCGAAGAAACTGGACATGGTGTGGTACGGCGGGTTCACCTTTGTCCAGGCTCGAAAGCGGACAGGCAATGCGATCCCGGTGGTAAGTCGAGAGGAGGATCTGCGTTTTCACAGTAAATTTATTACCAGGCCGGACACCGGCATCAAGACCCTGGCCGACCTGAAGGGCAAGAGCTTTTCATTCGGAAGTGTCAGTTCGACATCAGGCCATCTCATGCCGCGCTATTTCCTGCTGCAGAATGGGATTGACCCGGAAAAAGATTTTGCCACATTCAGCTTCAGCGGGGCTCACGATGCGACAGCGCTATGGGTAGAGAGCGGGAAGGTTGACGCCGGAGCTTTAAACGAAGCGGTGTGGGACAAGCTGGTTCAGGCCAAGAAGGTCGATCTCAACAAGGTGCAGGTCTTCTGGACGACGCCCCCCTATATCGACTATGTCTGGACGGTGCGAGGCGATCTGGACAGCAGTCTCGTCGAAAAGATTGCCGCAGCCTTCACCAGGCTGAACTACAGCATTCCAGCGGACAAAGCATTGATGGACCTTCAGCGAACGAAGCGATACGTCCGCGTCAAGGCCGAGCAGTTCAAGCCCGCTGAAGAGGCGGCCATTGCTGCCGGGCTGCTTCAATAG
- the phnC gene encoding Phosphonates import ATP-binding protein phnC (ABC superfamily, atp_bind) (Evidence 2a : Function of homologous gene experimentally demonstrated in an other organism; PubMedId : 8755882; Product type t : transporter): protein MYILDRVSKVFAGRTIAVHELDLKVRKGERVAFIGPSGAGKTTLFRMLNLTIPPTSGTLLFDGLDVGCFSGRRLREVRCRIGTIYQQHNLVPRLQVVHNVLSGKLGAWSIWQAARSLIRPTEIELASEALTQVGISDKLYERTETLSGGQQQRVAIARTLVQNPEVILADEPVSSVDPALATGIVKLLIELSQTTRKTLIMNLHSVDLALAHFPRVIGLKEGKILFDLPAPAVTDDHLAALYAGNQTPPAEEEAPSRAAQRSLYSCQPHLTN from the coding sequence ATGTACATACTCGATCGCGTCTCGAAGGTATTCGCCGGTCGGACGATCGCCGTGCACGAGCTTGATCTGAAGGTCCGAAAGGGCGAGCGGGTGGCGTTCATCGGCCCGAGTGGAGCCGGCAAGACCACGCTGTTCCGAATGTTGAATCTGACCATTCCCCCAACCTCCGGGACCCTTCTGTTCGACGGACTGGATGTCGGTTGCTTCTCAGGACGGCGGTTGCGAGAGGTTCGATGTCGAATCGGAACGATCTACCAGCAACACAACCTCGTCCCTCGCCTGCAGGTCGTTCATAATGTACTTTCAGGCAAACTTGGTGCCTGGTCCATCTGGCAGGCCGCGCGCTCGCTGATCCGGCCGACCGAGATCGAGCTTGCCTCTGAGGCACTCACGCAGGTCGGCATTTCCGACAAACTGTACGAGCGGACCGAAACATTATCGGGCGGCCAACAGCAGCGCGTGGCGATCGCCCGGACGCTGGTACAAAATCCGGAGGTGATCCTGGCCGATGAGCCGGTTTCTTCAGTCGATCCTGCGTTGGCCACCGGGATCGTTAAGCTATTGATCGAGCTCAGCCAGACCACTCGCAAAACCCTGATCATGAACCTCCACAGCGTGGATCTGGCACTGGCCCACTTCCCCAGAGTGATCGGGCTCAAGGAAGGAAAGATCCTGTTCGACCTGCCGGCCCCGGCGGTGACAGACGACCATCTGGCAGCCCTCTATGCCGGGAATCAGACCCCACCAGCCGAAGAGGAGGCCCCCAGCCGTGCAGCGCAACGATCCCTCTACTCCTGCCAGCCTCACCTTACCAACTAG
- the htxC gene encoding putative phosphite transport system permease protein htxC (Evidence 3 : Function proposed based on presence of conserved amino acid motif, structural feature or limited homology) yields MQRNDPSTPASLTLPTRRFSNLQIACSALFVLTFLGSYRLAQVKPLLLFESEGRRNIWKFVTGMFPPDLSWNFLSLLGRPILETFQISLMGTFIAVVISFPLGLLATSSLTFTGILNERELAGSRHRAILRKGSYLLARAVLSLFRTIPEFVWAFMFVRAVGLGPFPGVLAIGIAYAGMLGKVYSEILEHVNPGPLEALQATGASRLTILLYGLLPQALPNLVSYTLYRWECAIRASAILGFVGAGGIGQQLEISMRMFQFDQVMTLIAILFVMVVGVDTLSARVRSIILSRSSV; encoded by the coding sequence GTGCAGCGCAACGATCCCTCTACTCCTGCCAGCCTCACCTTACCAACTAGGCGCTTCTCCAATCTTCAGATTGCCTGTTCCGCCCTGTTCGTCCTGACGTTTCTGGGAAGCTACAGGCTTGCCCAGGTGAAGCCGCTTTTGCTCTTCGAATCTGAGGGACGCCGGAACATCTGGAAGTTCGTGACCGGCATGTTCCCGCCGGACCTGTCCTGGAACTTCCTGAGTCTGCTGGGTCGCCCGATCCTGGAAACCTTTCAGATCTCCCTGATGGGAACCTTCATTGCCGTAGTCATCAGCTTCCCTCTTGGCCTCCTGGCGACAAGTTCGCTGACCTTTACAGGCATTCTGAACGAACGAGAGCTGGCCGGCTCTCGCCATCGCGCAATCCTCCGAAAGGGATCGTATCTGCTGGCCAGGGCGGTCCTCAGCCTGTTTCGGACCATTCCTGAATTCGTGTGGGCCTTCATGTTTGTCCGAGCCGTCGGGCTGGGACCGTTTCCCGGTGTCCTGGCGATCGGGATCGCCTATGCGGGAATGCTCGGGAAGGTCTACTCGGAGATCCTGGAGCATGTAAATCCAGGACCGTTGGAAGCGCTCCAGGCGACTGGCGCCTCTCGGCTCACCATCCTCCTGTACGGCCTGTTGCCACAAGCCTTACCGAACCTGGTCTCCTACACCCTCTATCGTTGGGAATGCGCCATTCGGGCATCCGCGATTTTGGGTTTCGTAGGCGCGGGGGGAATCGGCCAGCAGCTTGAGATCTCGATGCGGATGTTTCAGTTTGACCAGGTCATGACCCTAATCGCGATCCTGTTCGTGATGGTGGTAGGGGTTGATACTTTGAGCGCGAGGGTGAGAAGTATCATCCTCAGTCGATCGAGCGTCTAA
- a CDS encoding putative PhnE protein, phosphonate ABC transporter, putative membrane protein (modular protein) (Evidence 3 : Function proposed based on presence of conserved amino acid motif, structural feature or limited homology): MAEIPTHRVRPASAQERNPLSARNLTILAGFLALMVWSYVGTEFSLRELLGGESAAQILTYAKKLFPPDLSPDFLLKTGYWALETFAMSFLGTILAVVIAFGLVFFSSRNLMFTGLMFEMERRRPWIRALRTTLYLSAKAALNLLRTVPHLVWALILVFAVGLGPFPGMLALGIHTGGVLGRLFGEVMENVETQPIEALQATGASRLQILLYGILPQVLPEFVAYTLYRWEVNIREAIILGYVGAGGRRSADSDRYQSLPGAPATHAHHRDLPDRRDCGCPQRLSEKPPGLILGLPPRKTAETPQPEITVSSSAVATPGPAGNEAEEATRPSPHLPAVLPRRSALSP; encoded by the coding sequence ATGGCAGAGATTCCTACGCATAGGGTGAGACCGGCATCAGCACAGGAGCGCAATCCTCTCTCCGCCCGCAACCTGACGATCCTGGCGGGCTTTCTCGCCCTCATGGTCTGGAGCTATGTGGGAACGGAGTTCTCGCTGCGCGAACTGCTGGGCGGTGAGAGCGCAGCCCAGATCCTGACCTATGCCAAGAAGCTCTTTCCGCCTGACCTTTCTCCGGACTTCCTGCTCAAGACCGGCTACTGGGCACTCGAGACCTTCGCCATGTCGTTTCTCGGGACGATCCTGGCGGTCGTGATCGCCTTCGGCCTGGTCTTTTTCTCCAGTCGTAATCTGATGTTCACCGGGCTGATGTTTGAGATGGAGCGGCGCCGTCCGTGGATTCGAGCGCTCCGCACCACCCTGTACCTCAGCGCCAAGGCCGCCCTCAACCTCCTCCGGACCGTCCCTCACCTGGTCTGGGCGCTGATCCTGGTTTTTGCGGTCGGCCTCGGCCCGTTCCCAGGGATGCTCGCCCTGGGGATTCACACGGGCGGAGTCCTGGGCAGGCTGTTTGGGGAGGTGATGGAGAACGTCGAGACCCAACCGATTGAGGCGTTGCAGGCGACCGGCGCCAGCCGATTGCAGATCCTGCTCTACGGCATCCTCCCCCAGGTCCTACCGGAGTTTGTCGCCTACACGTTGTACCGATGGGAGGTAAACATCCGGGAGGCAATTATCCTGGGCTACGTCGGGGCGGGGGGGCGTCGGTCAGCAGATTCAGATCGCTATCAGTCTCTTCCTGGAGCACCGGCTACTCACGCTCATCATCGCGATCTACCTGATCGTCGCGATTGTGGATGCCCTCAGCGCCTATCTGAGAAGCCGCCTGGTCTGATCCTCGGCCTACCGCCGCGCAAGACCGCCGAGACCCCCCAGCCGGAAATCACCGTGTCGTCAAGCGCGGTGGCTACACCCGGTCCAGCGGGCAATGAGGCGGAGGAGGCAACTCGACCTTCACCACATCTCCCGGCCGTACTACCCCGCCGGTCCGCACTATCCCCATGA